A genomic region of Rhodococcus pyridinivorans contains the following coding sequences:
- a CDS encoding lytic transglycosylase domain-containing protein → MGRHAKPSDSKLRRNSVIAMTGLVPVGLVAAAATTAGASPRALMGAAHHETEPTASSTDSADLANAIPEAVAAVQTIMLEPEPAPVRTFKAAPQPEPEPEVLHEGPLGIPGINYAAYRNAERILAEENPACGMHWTLLAGIGRVESGHANGGHADAKGNLLEPVIGLPLNGSLPGQAVIHDTDGGALDGDTVYDRAVGPMQFIPTTWNQYAGDGNGDGVSDPQNLYDSTLTTAKYLCDGGLDMRNLAHSTKAIHRYNNSMAYVANVLAWSTAYSTGIDPSPADLPRIH, encoded by the coding sequence TTGGGCCGCCACGCCAAACCGTCGGATTCGAAGCTTCGGCGAAATTCCGTCATCGCGATGACCGGACTCGTTCCGGTCGGACTGGTCGCCGCAGCCGCGACCACCGCGGGTGCGTCGCCGCGAGCGCTGATGGGTGCAGCTCACCACGAGACCGAGCCGACGGCGTCGTCGACCGACTCGGCCGACCTCGCGAACGCGATTCCCGAAGCGGTCGCCGCCGTGCAGACGATCATGCTCGAGCCCGAACCGGCACCCGTGCGCACCTTCAAGGCCGCCCCCCAGCCGGAACCCGAGCCCGAGGTCCTCCACGAGGGCCCCCTCGGCATCCCCGGCATAAACTACGCCGCCTACCGCAACGCCGAGCGCATCCTCGCCGAGGAGAATCCCGCCTGCGGCATGCACTGGACGCTCCTCGCCGGCATCGGCCGCGTCGAGTCCGGACACGCCAACGGTGGTCATGCCGACGCCAAGGGCAACCTGCTCGAGCCCGTCATCGGATTGCCGCTCAACGGCAGCCTGCCCGGCCAGGCCGTCATCCACGACACCGACGGCGGCGCCCTCGACGGCGACACCGTCTACGACCGCGCGGTCGGGCCGATGCAATTCATCCCCACCACGTGGAACCAGTACGCGGGCGACGGCAACGGCGACGGAGTCTCCGATCCCCAGAACCTGTACGATTCGACGCTCACCACCGCGAAGTACCTGTGCGACGGTGGCCTCGACATGCGCAACCTCGCGCACTCGACGAAGGCGATCCACCGCTACAACAACTCGATGGCCTACGTGGCGAACGTGCTCGCCTGGTCGACGGCCTACTCCACCGGCATCGACCCGAGCCCCGCGGATCTCCCCCGCATCCACTGA
- a CDS encoding Mrp/NBP35 family ATP-binding protein: MAVSESDVRSALARVQDPEIRKPITDLGMVKSIEIGADSSVDVAIYLTTAGCPMRTEISERVTKAVADVAGVGEVRVTLDVMSDEQRTELRKSLRGDSTEPVIPFAQPGSLTRVYAVASGKGGVGKSSVTVNLAAAMAARGLSVGVLDADIYGHSIPRMLGTSAKPTQVERMIMPPIAHDVKTISIAQFTDGNTPVVWRGPMLHRALQQFLADVFWGDLDVLLLDLPPGTGDVAISVAQLIPNAEILVVTTPQQAAAEVAERAGSIALQTRQRIAGVVENMSWLELPDGTRMDVFGSGGGQAVAERLTRAVGATVPLLGQIPLDPAVREAGDSGTPIVLAAPDSAPAVALEEISDKLAVRRRGLAGMSLGIDTTRHL, from the coding sequence ATGGCAGTCAGTGAGTCCGACGTCCGCAGTGCGCTCGCACGGGTCCAGGACCCGGAGATCCGCAAGCCCATCACCGATCTCGGAATGGTCAAGAGCATCGAGATCGGCGCCGACAGCAGCGTCGATGTGGCGATCTATCTGACCACCGCCGGGTGCCCCATGCGCACCGAGATCTCGGAGCGCGTCACCAAGGCCGTCGCCGACGTCGCCGGCGTGGGCGAGGTCCGGGTGACCCTCGACGTGATGAGCGACGAGCAGCGCACCGAGCTCCGCAAGTCGCTGCGCGGCGACTCCACCGAGCCCGTCATCCCGTTCGCCCAGCCCGGTTCGCTCACGCGCGTCTACGCGGTGGCCTCCGGCAAGGGTGGTGTCGGCAAGTCGTCGGTCACCGTCAATCTCGCCGCGGCGATGGCCGCGCGCGGACTGTCGGTGGGTGTGCTCGACGCCGACATCTACGGTCACTCGATCCCCCGCATGCTCGGCACGTCCGCCAAGCCCACGCAGGTCGAGCGGATGATCATGCCGCCGATCGCGCACGACGTGAAGACGATCTCCATCGCCCAGTTCACCGACGGCAACACCCCGGTGGTGTGGCGTGGCCCGATGCTGCACCGCGCGCTGCAGCAGTTCCTCGCCGACGTCTTCTGGGGCGACCTCGACGTCCTGCTCCTCGACCTGCCGCCCGGCACGGGTGACGTCGCCATCTCCGTCGCGCAGCTGATCCCCAACGCCGAGATCCTCGTCGTGACGACGCCGCAGCAGGCAGCCGCCGAGGTCGCCGAGCGCGCCGGTTCCATCGCGCTGCAGACGCGTCAGCGCATCGCCGGCGTGGTGGAGAACATGTCGTGGCTCGAGCTGCCCGACGGCACCCGAATGGACGTCTTCGGCAGCGGCGGCGGTCAGGCCGTCGCCGAGCGGCTCACCCGCGCGGTGGGCGCGACGGTGCCGCTGCTCGGCCAGATCCCGCTCGACCCTGCAGTGCGCGAGGCCGGCGACTCCGGTACCCCGATCGTCCTCGCGGCGCCCGACTCGGCACCCGCCGTGGCGCTCGAGGAGATCTCCGACAAGCTCGCCGTGCGCAGGCGCGGACTGGCCGGCATGTCGCTGGGAATCGACACCACGCGTCACCTGTAA
- the tatB gene encoding Sec-independent protein translocase protein TatB: MFGNIGWGEFLVLIVAALVVLGPERLPGAVSWVAKSLRQVRDYATGARDQLEQELGPEFDDLRQPLSELNQLRGMTPRAVITKHLLDGDDSILTGNFDKPSSAAPGTPTNGAARPNLSKPLAPDEKPPIDPDAT, from the coding sequence GTGTTCGGCAACATCGGTTGGGGCGAGTTCCTGGTACTCATCGTGGCGGCCCTCGTGGTCCTCGGCCCGGAGCGCCTCCCCGGCGCCGTCTCGTGGGTGGCCAAGTCGCTGCGTCAGGTACGCGACTACGCCACGGGTGCGCGCGACCAGCTCGAGCAGGAACTCGGACCGGAGTTCGACGACCTGCGGCAACCGCTGTCCGAGCTGAACCAGCTGCGCGGCATGACACCGCGGGCCGTGATCACGAAGCATCTGCTCGACGGCGACGACTCGATCCTCACCGGCAATTTCGACAAGCCGTCCTCGGCGGCTCCGGGAACGCCCACCAACGGCGCGGCCCGGCCGAACCTGTCGAAGCCGCTCGCTCCGGACGAGAAGCCGCCGATCGATCCCGACGCCACCTGA
- a CDS encoding S1C family serine protease — MTAESAQHTGRRGGDDRRRDDELPHASSGKDSSGGDSSGRGSSGNASSGLPDGAIARPDDAPRLEPRPVYRPTVDPASARVFGRPAGAEGSFDSSAHPRVVDPRVQQAPPTDAILAEAYGRPSDVDETLQRPPSQPAAETEDDTEPDPWRDPDSAVRLGPPLAGQTEEKELPPAPGLTLREVLFDRRVQPRALATLAAVAVVIGMVGGLVVALATADNGSLTSRGVTLSQSGPDEELPTGAVARVADTVLPAVVSIQTTVGGDAGTGSGVVIDGAGYIVTNNHVVSMAAGNPDAKVQVTFDDGTKVPASIVGRDIKTDLAVLAVENVDNLVVAELGRSEDVQVGEDVVAVGSPLGLSKTVTRGIVSALHRPMRLSGQGTDTDAVIDAVQTDASINPGNSGGPLIDMEGRVIGINSAIKSETGGSVGLGFAIPIDDVTEVAQELIRTGEMRHPDIGVNARSVVNDVASGAEVANVRQDSPAQRAGIVEGDVIVKVGDREVTSADELVVAVQQQEIDEPITVQLVRNGRLVDVEVTPVSD, encoded by the coding sequence GTGACGGCCGAATCTGCGCAGCACACCGGACGGCGGGGCGGCGACGATCGTCGTCGCGACGACGAGCTGCCCCATGCCTCGTCCGGTAAGGACTCCTCGGGCGGAGACTCGTCCGGCAGAGGCTCGTCCGGCAACGCCTCGTCGGGTCTCCCCGACGGAGCGATCGCGCGCCCCGACGACGCTCCCCGTCTCGAACCGCGGCCCGTCTACCGGCCCACCGTCGACCCGGCATCGGCCCGTGTCTTCGGGCGCCCGGCCGGCGCCGAGGGATCGTTCGACTCCTCGGCCCATCCCCGCGTCGTCGACCCGCGCGTCCAGCAGGCACCTCCGACCGATGCGATCCTGGCCGAGGCCTACGGACGGCCGTCCGACGTCGACGAGACGCTCCAGCGTCCCCCTTCGCAGCCCGCGGCCGAGACCGAGGACGACACCGAACCCGATCCCTGGCGCGACCCCGACTCAGCGGTGCGGCTCGGTCCGCCCCTGGCCGGGCAGACCGAGGAGAAGGAACTTCCTCCGGCTCCCGGACTGACCCTGCGTGAGGTGTTGTTCGACCGCCGCGTCCAACCCCGCGCACTCGCGACCCTGGCCGCTGTGGCTGTCGTGATCGGCATGGTCGGCGGACTCGTCGTCGCGCTCGCGACCGCCGACAACGGTTCGCTGACCAGTCGCGGAGTGACGCTGAGCCAGTCGGGTCCCGACGAGGAACTGCCCACCGGCGCGGTCGCGCGTGTCGCCGACACCGTGCTGCCCGCGGTCGTCTCCATCCAGACCACCGTCGGCGGCGACGCCGGCACCGGCTCGGGCGTGGTGATCGACGGTGCCGGTTACATCGTCACCAACAACCACGTCGTTTCGATGGCCGCCGGCAATCCCGATGCGAAGGTACAGGTCACCTTCGATGACGGCACGAAGGTGCCCGCCTCGATCGTCGGACGCGACATCAAGACCGACTTGGCCGTGCTCGCCGTCGAGAACGTCGACAACCTGGTCGTCGCCGAGCTGGGCCGCTCCGAGGACGTCCAGGTGGGCGAGGACGTCGTCGCGGTCGGTTCGCCGCTCGGCCTGAGCAAGACCGTCACCCGCGGCATCGTCAGCGCGCTGCACCGGCCCATGCGGCTCAGCGGGCAGGGCACCGACACCGACGCGGTGATCGACGCAGTCCAGACCGACGCCTCGATCAACCCCGGCAACTCCGGCGGCCCCCTCATCGACATGGAGGGTCGCGTGATCGGTATCAATTCCGCGATCAAGTCGGAGACCGGCGGTTCGGTGGGCCTGGGCTTCGCGATCCCCATCGACGACGTCACCGAGGTGGCGCAGGAGCTGATCCGCACCGGCGAGATGCGGCACCCCGACATCGGCGTGAACGCACGCTCGGTGGTCAACGACGTCGCGAGCGGCGCGGAGGTCGCCAACGTCCGTCAGGACAGCCCGGCCCAGCGCGCCGGCATCGTCGAGGGCGACGTCATCGTCAAGGTCGGCGACCGCGAAGTCACCAGCGCCGACGAGCTCGTCGTGGCGGTCCAGCAGCAGGAGATCGACGAACCGATCACCGTCCAGCTCGTGCGCAATGGCCGTCTCGTCGACGTCGAGGTCACCCCAGTCTCCGACTGA
- a CDS encoding anti-sigma factor family protein: MTMVQPPRRFGSTEHLASEAIAAFVDGELRMAAYMRAAQHLSMCPECAAEVEAQQQARHALRAAADHIPRMPSSLRGTLSNIPSHLCDPTPRPQAEEGFAARRWSILRRR, translated from the coding sequence ATGACGATGGTGCAACCACCTCGCAGGTTCGGCTCCACGGAACACCTCGCCAGCGAGGCAATTGCCGCATTCGTCGACGGCGAACTGCGCATGGCGGCCTACATGCGGGCCGCCCAGCATCTGTCGATGTGTCCGGAGTGTGCCGCCGAGGTCGAAGCCCAGCAGCAGGCCCGCCACGCACTGCGGGCCGCTGCCGATCACATACCGCGTATGCCGAGTTCACTGCGCGGTACGCTCAGCAACATCCCGTCCCACCTGTGCGACCCGACCCCGCGCCCTCAGGCGGAGGAAGGCTTCGCCGCGCGCCGCTGGTCGATTCTCCGGCGCCGGTGA
- the sigE gene encoding RNA polymerase sigma factor SigE → MTRAHTVPENDASALEADLSGTAALEVDLSGTAAFDATGDHAAMPSWDELVREHGDRVYRLAYRLSGNAQDAEDLTQETFIRVFRSLQNYQPGTFEGWLHRITTNLFLDMVRRRNRIRMEALPEDYDRVPAAGPNPEEIYHDARLGADLQSALDSLGPEYRAAVVLCDIEGLSYEEIGATLGVKLGTVRSRIHRGRQALREYLREHGKVENGRVDAG, encoded by the coding sequence ATGACCCGAGCCCACACTGTTCCCGAGAACGACGCCTCGGCGCTCGAGGCGGACCTGAGCGGCACCGCGGCGCTCGAGGTGGACCTGAGCGGCACCGCGGCGTTCGACGCCACCGGGGACCACGCGGCCATGCCGTCGTGGGACGAACTCGTTCGTGAGCACGGCGACCGCGTCTACCGCCTCGCCTACCGTCTTTCCGGCAACGCCCAGGACGCCGAGGATCTCACGCAGGAGACCTTCATCCGCGTCTTCCGGTCGTTGCAGAACTACCAGCCCGGCACTTTCGAGGGTTGGTTGCATCGCATCACCACGAACCTCTTCCTGGACATGGTGCGCCGCCGGAACCGCATCCGGATGGAAGCGCTCCCGGAGGACTACGATCGTGTACCGGCCGCAGGGCCGAACCCCGAGGAGATCTACCACGACGCGCGTCTCGGCGCCGACCTGCAGTCCGCTCTGGACTCGCTCGGACCCGAGTACCGTGCCGCGGTGGTGCTCTGTGACATCGAAGGTCTGTCCTACGAGGAGATCGGTGCCACACTGGGGGTGAAACTCGGTACGGTGCGTAGTCGTATCCACCGAGGCCGCCAGGCACTCCGCGAGTACCTGCGCGAGCATGGAAAGGTCGAAAACGGTCGCGTCGATGCGGGGTAG
- a CDS encoding O-methyltransferase — translation MQTNADRILTHAENIVVEDDELAAARDRAEDLGADPVSPSVGAALAMFARMLDARTVVEIGTGAGVSGLWLLHGLREDGVLTTIDSEPEHQRAAKIAFREAGVVASRTRLINGRALDVLPRLADSGYDMVFVDATPADHPHFVREGVRLLRPGGVIVLHNALLDGRVADPAARDATVLAVREATRAVSDDERLAPVVLPLGDGLLCAVRLS, via the coding sequence GTGCAGACCAACGCCGATCGCATCCTGACCCACGCCGAGAACATCGTCGTCGAGGACGACGAGCTCGCCGCGGCGCGTGACCGTGCCGAAGATCTGGGCGCCGACCCGGTGTCCCCCTCCGTCGGAGCCGCCCTCGCGATGTTCGCCCGCATGCTCGACGCCAGGACGGTAGTGGAGATCGGGACCGGTGCGGGTGTGAGCGGACTGTGGTTGCTGCACGGCCTCCGCGAGGACGGCGTGCTCACCACCATCGACAGCGAGCCGGAGCATCAGCGGGCCGCGAAGATCGCCTTCCGCGAGGCGGGTGTCGTGGCGTCGCGCACCCGGCTCATCAACGGCCGCGCGCTGGACGTGCTGCCGCGACTCGCCGACTCCGGCTACGACATGGTCTTCGTCGATGCGACCCCGGCCGACCATCCGCACTTCGTGCGCGAAGGGGTGCGTCTGCTCCGGCCGGGTGGGGTGATCGTGCTGCACAACGCCCTGCTCGACGGACGCGTCGCCGACCCCGCTGCCCGCGACGCAACGGTGCTCGCGGTGCGCGAGGCGACCCGCGCGGTGTCCGACGACGAGCGTCTCGCTCCGGTGGTCCTGCCGCTCGGCGACGGCCTGCTCTGCGCGGTGCGCCTCAGCTGA
- the glgC gene encoding glucose-1-phosphate adenylyltransferase: MRSQPHVLGIVLAGGEGKRLYPLTADRAKPAVPFGGAYRLIDFVLSNLVNAGYLRICVLTQYKSHSLDRHISQTWRLSGFTGEYITPVPAQQRLGPRWYTGSADAILQSLNLVYDEDPEYIVVFGADHVYRMDPEQMVRQHIESGAGVTVAGIRVPRSEAFAFGCIDSDESGRITQFLEKPAHPPGTPDDPNVTFASMGNYVFTTKVLVEALRADSENPDSDHDMGGDIIPALVERGEAHVYDFNDNVVPGATERDRAYWRDVGTLDAFYDAHMDLVSVHPIFNLYNRRWPIRGAAENLPPAKFVQGGLAQESIVGAGSILSAATVRNSVLSSNVMVDDGATVEGSVLMPGVRIGKGAVVRRAILDKNVVVGDGEIIGVDLERDRQRFAVSNGGVVAIGKGIWI; the protein is encoded by the coding sequence GTGAGGAGCCAGCCCCATGTGCTTGGAATCGTTCTCGCCGGCGGCGAGGGCAAACGTCTGTATCCGCTGACCGCGGACAGAGCCAAGCCGGCAGTGCCGTTCGGGGGCGCATACCGCCTCATCGATTTCGTGCTCAGCAATCTCGTGAATGCCGGTTACCTGCGCATCTGCGTTCTCACGCAGTACAAGTCGCACTCCCTCGACCGGCACATCTCGCAGACCTGGCGCCTCTCCGGCTTCACCGGTGAGTACATCACCCCGGTGCCGGCCCAGCAGCGGCTCGGTCCACGCTGGTACACCGGCAGCGCCGACGCGATCCTGCAGTCGCTCAACCTGGTCTACGACGAGGATCCCGAGTACATCGTGGTCTTCGGCGCCGACCACGTGTACCGGATGGACCCCGAGCAGATGGTGCGCCAGCACATCGAGTCGGGCGCCGGTGTCACCGTCGCCGGTATCCGCGTCCCGCGCAGCGAGGCATTCGCGTTCGGCTGCATCGACAGCGACGAGAGCGGCAGGATCACCCAGTTCCTCGAGAAGCCCGCTCATCCGCCCGGGACACCCGACGACCCCAACGTCACGTTCGCGTCCATGGGTAACTACGTCTTCACCACGAAGGTCCTCGTCGAGGCGCTGCGGGCCGACTCGGAGAATCCCGACTCCGACCACGACATGGGGGGCGACATCATCCCGGCGCTCGTCGAGCGGGGCGAGGCTCACGTCTACGACTTCAACGACAACGTCGTCCCGGGCGCGACCGAACGCGATCGTGCCTACTGGCGCGACGTCGGTACGCTCGACGCCTTCTACGACGCTCACATGGACCTCGTGTCGGTCCACCCGATCTTCAATCTCTACAACCGGCGCTGGCCCATCCGCGGTGCCGCCGAGAACCTGCCGCCCGCGAAGTTCGTGCAGGGCGGTCTGGCGCAGGAGTCGATCGTCGGCGCCGGCAGCATCCTGTCGGCCGCCACGGTCCGCAACTCGGTGCTCAGCTCGAACGTCATGGTCGACGACGGCGCGACCGTCGAGGGCAGCGTGCTCATGCCCGGTGTGCGCATCGGCAAGGGTGCGGTCGTGCGACGAGCGATCCTCGACAAGAACGTCGTCGTCGGCGACGGCGAGATCATCGGCGTCGACCTCGAGCGCGACCGTCAGCGGTTCGCGGTGAGCAACGGCGGTGTCGTCGCCATCGGCAAGGGCATCTGGATCTGA
- the glgA gene encoding glycogen synthase: MRVAMMTREYPPEVYGGAGVHVTELVEQLRRLVEVDVHCTGAPRDTAFVHSPDPALRDANPALTTLSAGLRMAHAAAGVDVVHSHTWYTGLAGHLAAELHDVPHILTAHSLEPRRPWKAEQLGGGYRISSWSERNAVRYADAIIAVSDGMRLDVLDAYPFVDPARVHVVRNGIDTTVWHPGPAEPGHESVVTRIGLDPDRPIVVFVGRITRQKGVGHLIAAAHHLDPDIQLVLCAGAPDTPEIAAETERAVTALQDARDGVHWVREMLPTESVRELLSIATVFVCPSVYEPLGIVNLEAMACETAVVASDVGGIPEVVQDGVTGRLVHYDAFDTETYERALADAIDDVARDRDRAARWGRAGRDRAVNEFSWAQIARQTVAVYQQVLTTR; encoded by the coding sequence GTGAGGGTGGCAATGATGACGCGGGAGTATCCGCCTGAGGTGTACGGCGGGGCAGGGGTCCACGTCACCGAACTCGTCGAACAACTGCGTCGACTGGTCGAGGTCGACGTGCACTGCACGGGCGCACCGCGCGATACCGCGTTCGTGCACTCCCCCGACCCGGCACTGCGCGATGCCAATCCTGCCCTGACGACCCTGTCGGCCGGGTTGCGCATGGCGCACGCCGCGGCCGGAGTCGACGTGGTGCACTCGCACACCTGGTACACCGGGCTGGCCGGTCATCTGGCCGCCGAACTCCACGACGTCCCGCACATCCTCACCGCGCACTCCCTCGAACCCCGACGGCCGTGGAAGGCCGAGCAACTCGGGGGCGGTTATCGCATCTCCTCCTGGTCCGAGCGCAACGCCGTCCGGTACGCCGACGCGATCATCGCGGTCAGCGACGGGATGCGCCTCGACGTGCTCGACGCCTATCCGTTCGTCGATCCCGCTCGGGTCCACGTGGTGCGCAACGGGATCGACACCACCGTCTGGCATCCGGGCCCGGCCGAGCCCGGCCACGAGTCCGTCGTCACCCGCATCGGTCTCGATCCGGATCGTCCGATCGTCGTATTCGTCGGCCGCATCACCCGGCAGAAGGGCGTCGGGCACCTGATCGCCGCGGCGCACCATCTCGACCCCGACATCCAGCTCGTCCTGTGTGCCGGCGCGCCCGACACCCCCGAGATCGCCGCGGAGACCGAACGGGCGGTGACCGCCCTGCAGGACGCCCGTGACGGGGTGCACTGGGTACGCGAGATGCTGCCCACCGAATCGGTCCGCGAACTACTCTCGATTGCAACGGTTTTCGTCTGTCCGTCGGTGTACGAGCCGCTGGGGATCGTCAACCTCGAGGCGATGGCCTGCGAGACCGCCGTGGTGGCGTCCGACGTCGGAGGCATCCCGGAGGTCGTGCAGGACGGGGTCACCGGGCGACTGGTGCACTACGACGCCTTCGACACCGAGACCTACGAGCGTGCGCTCGCCGATGCGATCGACGACGTCGCGCGCGACCGCGACCGTGCCGCCCGGTGGGGCCGGGCCGGACGCGACCGCGCTGTCAACGAGTTCTCGTGGGCGCAGATCGCCCGCCAGACCGTCGCCGTCTACCAGCAGGTGCTCACGACGCGCTAG
- a CDS encoding putative RNA methyltransferase: protein MLADVIDLLACPHCESALDLDDNVVVCDRGHSFDVARQGYVSLLAGGSTPFTGDTADMIAARADFLGAGHYDPIRRAVADACLDTADTVDTDAVVAAADAVILEVGAGTGQYLASVLDALPAARGIGLDVSKPAVRRIARSHPRTGAILADAWQRLPVKSASLTHVLSVFAPRNAAESHRVLVPGGTLVVATPTSEHLRELVALPGMVSVDGRKTERLSSALSGRFERTGRTDVRFTAALPCEALGLVAGMGPSAHHVTSDRRAELLASLPDPFEVTVSVTVTSWRRVETADEPSAS, encoded by the coding sequence ATGCTCGCCGACGTGATCGATCTTCTCGCGTGCCCTCACTGCGAGTCCGCGCTCGACCTCGACGACAACGTCGTGGTGTGCGATCGCGGGCACAGCTTCGACGTTGCACGTCAGGGCTACGTGTCGCTGCTCGCCGGCGGTTCGACGCCGTTCACCGGCGACACCGCCGACATGATCGCGGCCCGCGCCGATTTCCTCGGTGCCGGGCACTACGACCCGATCCGGCGCGCGGTGGCCGACGCATGCCTCGACACCGCCGATACGGTGGACACCGATGCGGTAGTCGCAGCCGCCGACGCTGTGATCCTCGAGGTCGGGGCCGGTACGGGGCAGTACCTCGCGTCCGTGCTCGACGCCCTGCCGGCGGCGCGCGGCATCGGGCTCGACGTCTCCAAGCCCGCGGTGCGGCGCATCGCCCGCAGTCATCCGCGGACCGGAGCGATCCTCGCCGATGCGTGGCAACGACTGCCTGTGAAGTCGGCATCGCTCACCCACGTGCTGTCGGTGTTCGCGCCCCGCAACGCCGCCGAGAGTCATCGCGTGCTCGTCCCCGGAGGAACGCTCGTGGTTGCTACACCCACCTCGGAGCATCTGCGCGAACTGGTCGCGTTGCCCGGCATGGTGAGTGTGGACGGCCGGAAGACGGAGCGGCTCTCGTCCGCGCTGTCGGGACGTTTCGAGCGAACGGGACGGACGGACGTGCGCTTCACGGCCGCACTCCCGTGCGAGGCGCTCGGTCTCGTCGCGGGGATGGGACCGTCCGCCCATCATGTGACGTCCGACCGGCGTGCGGAGTTGCTGGCCTCCCTGCCCGATCCGTTCGAGGTGACGGTCTCGGTCACCGTCACCTCGTGGCGACGGGTCGAGACGGCCGACGAACCTAGCGCGTCGTGA
- a CDS encoding DUF3117 domain-containing protein produces the protein MAAMKPRTGDGPLEATKEGRGIVMRVPLEGGGRLVVELTPEEAAALGDELKSVTS, from the coding sequence ATGGCGGCCATGAAGCCCCGGACCGGGGACGGTCCCCTCGAAGCAACCAAAGAGGGACGAGGAATCGTCATGAGGGTTCCACTCGAGGGCGGCGGACGTCTGGTCGTCGAGCTCACGCCGGAAGAGGCTGCGGCACTCGGCGACGAACTCAAGAGTGTCACCAGCTGA
- a CDS encoding DNA-3-methyladenine glycosylase I: MTADGQGPVVDTDGQGPVVDTDGQGPVTDTDDRVRCPWAVDGPGSSLYRDYHDYEWGRPLHGRDEMFERLSLEAFQSGLSWLTILRKREAFRAAFHGFDVEAVARFTEADVERLLVDSGIVRNRRKIEAVIANARAVLELSTDLDELLWSFAPPRRARRSVTVEEIPAVTPESTAMARELKRHGFRFVGPTTAYALMQATGMVDDHLESCWVSLDS; this comes from the coding sequence ATGACGGCAGACGGGCAGGGTCCCGTGGTCGATACCGACGGGCAGGGTCCCGTGGTCGATACCGACGGGCAGGGTCCCGTAACCGATACCGACGACCGCGTGCGGTGCCCGTGGGCCGTCGACGGTCCCGGTTCGTCGCTCTACCGCGACTATCACGACTACGAGTGGGGTCGGCCGCTCCACGGCCGCGACGAGATGTTCGAGCGGCTCTCCCTCGAGGCATTCCAGTCGGGACTGTCGTGGCTGACGATCCTGCGCAAGCGGGAGGCCTTCCGCGCGGCTTTCCACGGCTTCGACGTCGAGGCGGTCGCCCGCTTCACGGAGGCCGACGTCGAGAGGTTGCTTGTCGACTCCGGCATCGTGCGCAACCGCCGCAAGATCGAGGCGGTGATCGCCAACGCGCGGGCCGTGCTCGAACTGTCCACCGATCTCGACGAGCTGCTGTGGTCGTTCGCACCGCCGCGACGCGCGCGACGTTCGGTGACGGTCGAGGAGATTCCGGCGGTGACGCCGGAGTCCACGGCGATGGCCCGTGAGCTGAAGCGCCACGGCTTCCGTTTTGTGGGCCCTACCACTGCGTATGCGCTGATGCAAGCTACCGGAATGGTCGACGATCACCTCGAATCGTGCTGGGTGTCACTCGACTCGTAG
- a CDS encoding DivIVA domain-containing protein: MLTVLLYVLVMAGVAAVLFFVASAVFGRGETLAPLPPGTTVTVLPATDVTGTDIRDLRFQQTVRGYKMSEVDWALDRLAREVDDLRVRLADAEARAEEPPVDGTGKVDGTGKGGGAEDVGAEDVGAADVDGENVAERASSESTGESR; this comes from the coding sequence ATGCTCACGGTTCTGCTGTACGTGCTCGTGATGGCGGGCGTCGCCGCGGTGCTGTTCTTCGTCGCGAGCGCCGTCTTCGGCCGGGGCGAGACGTTGGCGCCGCTGCCTCCGGGCACCACCGTCACGGTGTTGCCGGCCACCGACGTCACCGGCACCGACATCCGCGACCTGCGGTTCCAACAGACCGTGCGGGGTTACAAGATGAGCGAGGTCGACTGGGCGCTCGATCGTCTCGCCCGCGAGGTCGACGATCTGCGGGTCCGCCTCGCCGACGCCGAGGCCCGCGCAGAGGAGCCGCCGGTCGACGGCACCGGAAAGGTCGACGGCACCGGAAAGGGCGGCGGGGCAGAAGACGTCGGAGCAGAGGACGTCGGAGCAGCCGACGTCGATGGGGAGAACGTCGCCGAGCGGGCTTCGTCGGAGTCGACGGGGGAGTCACGATGA